In one Parvibaculum sp. genomic region, the following are encoded:
- a CDS encoding EthD domain-containing protein, producing the protein MIKLTFCLTRLPNLTLAEFQDYWWNKHAPLVKSHREALRIKRYVQMHSADPAFADALRETRAGGLDRAPAIYDGVAQLWWESIEDIAAATATPEGMEAGRQLLEDEAKFIDFVKSPLWFGEEKVVF; encoded by the coding sequence ATGATCAAGCTCACCTTCTGCCTGACCCGGCTGCCGAACCTGACGCTGGCCGAATTCCAGGACTACTGGTGGAACAAGCATGCGCCGCTGGTGAAGAGCCACCGGGAGGCCCTGCGTATCAAGCGCTATGTGCAGATGCATTCCGCCGATCCAGCTTTCGCCGATGCACTCCGCGAAACGCGCGCCGGCGGGCTCGACAGGGCGCCGGCGATCTATGACGGCGTGGCGCAGCTCTGGTGGGAAAGCATAGAGGATATCGCGGCCGCCACGGCAACACCCGAGGGCATGGAAGCCGGACGTCAGCTTCTGGAAGACGAAGCCAAGTTCATCGATTTTGTAAAATCGCCACTCTGGTTCGGCGAGGAGAAGGTGGTGTTCTAG
- a CDS encoding tetratricopeptide repeat protein produces MTVRKSLASLAAMLGLTFTLTGGVLADPLPEAQAAFDRGVAAHRAGDVDAALAEWASAAEGGHTGAAWVLGNLYDKGVGGVVRHPGKAYEYYLQAARGGQPEAAVRLGLIYLEGNEAIGLKRNYLEAMKSFEMAALAPRADAQYHIGMMHRAGLGVPLDRTEGLRWLILSSKKRYAPALAELGRIHFEGEGVAADRVEGWSYLMLANRFGTPEERRAVDELFEKYENRMKTGERERALEMADAWTAANSGS; encoded by the coding sequence ATGACCGTCCGCAAAAGCCTCGCCTCGCTTGCTGCCATGCTCGGCCTGACCTTCACGCTGACCGGCGGCGTGCTGGCCGATCCGCTGCCGGAGGCGCAGGCCGCCTTCGATCGCGGCGTTGCGGCGCATCGCGCGGGCGATGTCGATGCCGCTCTCGCCGAATGGGCGTCGGCGGCCGAGGGCGGACATACAGGCGCCGCATGGGTGCTCGGCAATCTCTACGACAAGGGCGTCGGCGGCGTCGTGCGCCATCCCGGCAAGGCCTATGAGTATTACCTCCAGGCCGCGCGCGGCGGACAGCCGGAAGCGGCGGTGCGGCTTGGCCTGATCTATCTCGAAGGCAACGAGGCAATCGGCCTCAAGCGCAACTATCTCGAAGCGATGAAATCATTCGAGATGGCCGCGCTCGCGCCGCGCGCCGATGCGCAATATCACATCGGCATGATGCACCGCGCCGGTCTCGGCGTGCCGCTCGACCGCACGGAAGGCCTGCGCTGGCTGATCCTGTCGTCGAAGAAGCGCTATGCGCCGGCGCTGGCCGAGCTCGGCCGCATCCATTTCGAAGGCGAGGGCGTCGCCGCCGACCGCGTCGAGGGCTGGTCCTATCTGATGCTGGCCAACCGCTTCGGCACGCCGGAAGAACGCCGCGCCGTCGATGAACTCTTCGAGAAATACGAAAACCGCATGAAAACCGGCGAGCGCGAGCGGGCTCTCGAAATGGCCGATGCATGGACGGCGGCGAATAGCGGTAGCTAG